In one window of Brenneria goodwinii DNA:
- a CDS encoding glycerate kinase has protein sequence MKIVIAPDSYKESMSAQDVAAQIERGFRDVFPDACYVKLPVADGGEGTVEAMVAATNGRIVNVKVTGPLGDNIAAFFGLSGDEKTAFIEMAAASGLEQVPAQQRNPLLTTSYGTGELIRCALDHGVEHCIIGIGGSATNDGGAGMAQALGAKLLDASGSQIGFGGGELDKLASIDIGELDARIKKCRFEVACDVTNPLTGEQGASAIFGPQKGATDQMIEQLDNALGHYAEVIRHDLDTDVEQVPGAGAAGGMGAALLAFCGADLRQGIEIVTEALGLDEIVRDASLVITGEGRIDSQTIHGKVPIGVARVAKRYDKPVIGIAGSLTADVGVVHEHGLDAVFSVLYHICSLEEALDNAAENVRMTARNIAATIKLSQGLS, from the coding sequence ATGAAAATAGTTATCGCACCGGATTCTTATAAAGAAAGTATGTCGGCACAAGATGTCGCCGCGCAAATTGAGAGGGGGTTTCGTGACGTGTTTCCCGATGCCTGCTATGTCAAATTGCCGGTTGCCGATGGCGGGGAAGGGACCGTTGAGGCTATGGTGGCGGCCACCAATGGACGGATTGTCAATGTTAAGGTCACCGGTCCGTTAGGCGATAATATTGCCGCTTTTTTTGGGCTGTCGGGCGATGAAAAAACGGCCTTTATTGAAATGGCCGCGGCCAGCGGTCTGGAACAGGTGCCGGCTCAGCAGCGTAATCCGCTGTTAACCACCAGCTACGGCACCGGCGAGTTGATTCGCTGTGCGCTGGATCACGGCGTGGAGCATTGCATCATCGGCATTGGCGGCAGCGCCACCAATGATGGCGGCGCGGGGATGGCGCAGGCGCTGGGCGCGAAGCTGCTTGATGCCTCCGGCTCACAGATTGGTTTTGGCGGCGGCGAACTCGATAAATTGGCCAGCATTGATATCGGCGAGCTGGATGCGCGCATAAAAAAATGCCGTTTTGAGGTGGCGTGTGATGTCACCAATCCGCTGACTGGTGAACAGGGCGCGTCGGCGATTTTTGGTCCGCAAAAAGGGGCGACCGACCAGATGATTGAGCAGTTGGATAATGCGCTCGGGCATTATGCTGAAGTCATCCGCCATGATCTGGATACCGATGTAGAACAGGTTCCCGGCGCGGGAGCGGCCGGCGGAATGGGCGCCGCGTTGCTGGCGTTCTGCGGCGCTGATTTGCGGCAGGGAATCGAGATCGTCACGGAGGCGTTGGGGCTGGATGAGATCGTGCGGGACGCGTCGTTGGTGATTACCGGCGAAGGCCGCATTGACAGTCAGACGATTCACGGCAAGGTGCCGATTGGCGTCGCCAGAGTGGCAAAACGTTACGATAAGCCGGTTATCGGTATTGCCGGTAGTTTGACCGCGGATGTCGGGGTGGTGCATGAGCATGGTCTGGATGCGGTATTCAGCGTGTTGTACCACATCTGTTCGCTGGAAGAGGCGCTGGATAACGCCGCGGAAAATGTACGCATGACGGCGCGTAATATCGCCGCCACCATCAAACTATCGCAGGGATTATCCTAG
- a CDS encoding FlxA-like family protein — protein MSTYSNSLALVSSIAPITSSTANDVDQQVTQLNQRINNLNEKLSQLSTTSVSGDDSQNSMQIQEQRQIIQAQLVALQSQVSALQQGQAVPPPTTGANVSETQNTVTAASGNHRLDLYV, from the coding sequence ATGTCTACATATTCCAATTCTCTGGCTCTGGTTTCTTCTATTGCGCCGATAACATCTAGCACTGCTAATGATGTCGACCAACAGGTTACACAGCTTAATCAACGCATTAATAATCTTAACGAAAAGCTATCGCAACTCAGCACCACCTCCGTCAGTGGAGACGATAGCCAGAATAGTATGCAAATCCAGGAACAGAGACAGATTATCCAGGCGCAGTTGGTCGCGCTCCAGTCCCAGGTATCCGCGTTGCAACAGGGGCAAGCGGTTCCTCCGCCGACGACAGGCGCCAACGTATCGGAAACCCAGAACACGGTCACGGCCGCATCGGGAAATCATCGGCTCGATCTTTACGTGTAA
- a CDS encoding DUF3820 family protein, translating to MEKEDLIEIANMQMPFGKYQGRALIDLPEEYLLWFARKGEFPQGRLGELMQITLAIKIEGLQGLVKPLKNSRKA from the coding sequence GTGGAAAAAGAAGACCTGATTGAGATTGCCAATATGCAGATGCCGTTTGGTAAATATCAAGGGCGTGCTCTGATCGATCTCCCGGAAGAGTACCTGCTGTGGTTCGCCCGTAAGGGCGAATTTCCGCAAGGGCGTTTGGGCGAGTTGATGCAAATTACGTTGGCCATCAAGATAGAAGGTCTGCAAGGACTGGTTAAGCCATTGAAAAATAGTCGCAAGGCATGA
- the garD gene encoding galactarate dehydratase: MSQNTQNSTQAFYIKVHQDDNVAIIVNDNGLRAGTRFDTGLELIEHIPQGHKVALVNIAKSSPIIRYGEIIGYAVKDIPQGSWIDESLVELPKAPALETLPLATKVPVELPPLEGYTFEGYRNPDGSIGTKNLLGITTSVHCVAGVVDYVVKIIERDLLPKYPNVDGVVALNHLYGCGVAINAPAAVVPIRTIHNLALNPNFGGEVLIVGLGCEKLQPERLLEGTPDVQAISLDDCSIVRLQDEHHVGFKSMVDDILTMADRHLQQLNKRQRETCPASELVVGMQCGGSDAFSGVTANPAVGFASDLLVRCGATVMFSEVTEVRDAIHLLTPRAINEEVGKRLLEEMAWYDNYLDSGQTDRSANPSPGNKKGGLANVVEKALGSIAKSGTSAIVEVLSPGQRPSKRGLIYAATPASDFVCGTQQLASGITVQVFTTGRGTPYGLLAVPVIKMATRTALANRWYDLMDIDAGTIATGDATIEDVGWQLFHFILDIASGRKKTWSDQWGIHNALSVFNPAPVT; this comes from the coding sequence ATGTCGCAGAATACACAGAATTCCACGCAGGCGTTCTACATTAAAGTTCACCAGGACGATAATGTAGCCATCATTGTCAATGATAATGGCTTACGTGCAGGCACCCGATTTGATACTGGACTGGAATTAATTGAGCACATACCGCAAGGACACAAAGTCGCCCTGGTCAATATTGCCAAATCCAGCCCCATTATTCGCTACGGCGAAATTATTGGCTATGCCGTAAAGGATATCCCGCAGGGCAGTTGGATTGATGAATCACTGGTCGAATTGCCTAAAGCCCCGGCGCTGGAAACGCTGCCGCTGGCGACCAAAGTTCCCGTCGAGCTGCCGCCGCTGGAGGGGTATACCTTTGAAGGCTACCGTAATCCGGACGGCAGCATCGGCACGAAAAACCTGCTTGGCATTACCACCAGCGTACACTGCGTGGCGGGCGTGGTTGACTATGTGGTTAAAATCATTGAGCGGGATTTGCTGCCTAAATATCCGAATGTCGATGGCGTTGTCGCACTCAATCACCTCTACGGCTGCGGCGTGGCCATCAATGCTCCGGCGGCGGTCGTGCCGATCCGCACTATTCATAATCTGGCGCTGAATCCTAACTTTGGCGGCGAGGTGCTGATTGTCGGCTTGGGTTGTGAGAAATTGCAGCCGGAGCGCCTGCTGGAAGGAACGCCGGATGTGCAGGCCATCTCGCTGGATGATTGCAGTATCGTACGCTTGCAGGATGAACACCACGTCGGCTTTAAGTCGATGGTGGACGATATTCTGACCATGGCCGATCGGCACCTTCAGCAGTTGAACAAACGTCAGCGTGAAACCTGCCCCGCCTCTGAGCTGGTGGTCGGTATGCAGTGCGGCGGCAGCGATGCATTTTCCGGCGTGACGGCAAATCCGGCCGTCGGATTCGCCTCCGACCTGCTGGTGCGCTGCGGCGCCACCGTAATGTTTTCCGAAGTTACCGAGGTGCGGGACGCCATTCATTTGCTGACGCCGCGGGCCATCAATGAAGAAGTCGGCAAACGCCTGCTGGAAGAAATGGCCTGGTATGATAACTACCTCGATAGCGGCCAGACCGACCGCAGCGCCAACCCCTCGCCCGGCAATAAAAAAGGCGGCCTGGCCAACGTGGTGGAAAAAGCGCTGGGTTCTATTGCCAAATCAGGCACCAGCGCCATTGTGGAAGTGCTTTCTCCGGGACAGCGCCCCAGCAAACGCGGCCTGATTTACGCGGCGACGCCGGCCAGTGATTTTGTTTGCGGCACGCAACAGCTTGCCTCCGGCATCACCGTCCAGGTATTTACCACCGGCCGCGGCACGCCTTACGGACTGCTGGCCGTTCCCGTTATAAAAATGGCTACCCGTACCGCACTGGCGAATCGTTGGTACGACCTGATGGACATTGATGCCGGCACCATCGCCACAGGCGACGCCACCATTGAAGATGTCGGTTGGCAACTTTTCCACTTCATTCTGGACATCGCCAGCGGCCGGAAGAAGACCTGGTCCGATCAATGGGGCATTCACAATGCATTATCCGTTTTCAACCCGGCGCCAGTTACCTGA
- the garR gene encoding 2-hydroxy-3-oxopropionate reductase has product MRHEVTTMKIGFIGLGIMGKPMSKNLLKAGYSLVVMDRNTEAVAEVVAAGATSADSPKLVAEQCDIIITMLPNSPHVKEVVLGDNGVIDGARAGSVVIDMSSIAPLASREIAAALAGKNIGMLDAPVSGGEPKAIDGTLSVMVGGDKALFDRSVDIMKAMAGSVVHTGDIGAGNVTKLANQVIVALNIAAMSEALVLATKAGVNPELVYQAIRGGLAGSTVLDAKAPMVLDRNFKPGFRIDLHIKDLANALDTSHGVGAQLPLTAAVMEMMQALKADDLGTADHSALARYYEKLAKVEITR; this is encoded by the coding sequence ATCAGACATGAGGTGACAACGATGAAAATTGGCTTTATTGGACTGGGCATTATGGGAAAACCGATGAGTAAAAATCTGCTGAAAGCCGGTTACTCATTAGTGGTGATGGACCGTAATACCGAGGCTGTGGCGGAAGTGGTTGCCGCTGGCGCAACGTCTGCGGATTCGCCGAAGCTGGTGGCGGAACAGTGCGACATCATCATCACCATGTTGCCGAACTCTCCGCATGTAAAAGAGGTGGTGCTGGGCGACAACGGGGTGATTGACGGCGCGCGCGCCGGTAGCGTCGTGATTGATATGAGTTCGATTGCGCCGCTGGCCAGTCGTGAAATTGCCGCGGCGTTGGCGGGAAAAAACATCGGCATGCTGGATGCGCCCGTCAGCGGCGGCGAACCGAAAGCGATTGACGGCACGCTGTCCGTGATGGTCGGTGGCGACAAGGCGCTATTCGATCGCAGCGTCGACATCATGAAAGCCATGGCCGGTTCGGTGGTGCATACCGGTGATATTGGCGCCGGCAACGTCACCAAACTGGCGAATCAGGTTATCGTCGCGCTGAATATCGCCGCGATGTCGGAGGCGTTAGTGCTGGCAACCAAGGCGGGCGTCAATCCGGAGCTGGTGTATCAGGCTATTCGCGGCGGGCTGGCGGGCAGCACGGTGCTGGATGCCAAAGCGCCGATGGTGCTGGATCGCAACTTTAAACCGGGTTTCCGCATTGATTTGCATATTAAAGATCTGGCCAACGCGCTGGATACCTCGCATGGCGTGGGCGCGCAGCTGCCGTTGACCGCCGCCGTGATGGAAATGATGCAGGCGCTGAAGGCGGACGATCTGGGAACGGCCGATCACAGCGCATTAGCTCGCTACTATGAAAAATTAGCTAAAGTTGAAATAACGCGGTAG
- the garL gene encoding 2-dehydro-3-deoxyglucarate aldolase — MSNTILPNHFRQNLRQGKSLIGCWCALGNPISTEVLGLAGFDWLVLDGEHAPNDIGTFIPQLMALKNSVSAPVVRPPCNEPVIIKRLLDIGFNNFLIPFVESEEEAIRAVASTRYPPAGIRGVSVAHRSNAYGTEPNYFATINDNITVLVQIESQQGVDNLDAIAAVDGVDGIFVGPGDLSAALGYLGQPNHPDVQRVIRHIFERAAAHGKPAGILAPAEADARRYLEWGATFVAVGSDLGVFRSATQALHDKFTQ, encoded by the coding sequence ATGAGTAATACGATATTACCTAACCATTTTCGCCAAAATTTACGCCAGGGGAAAAGCTTGATTGGCTGCTGGTGCGCGCTGGGTAATCCCATTTCAACCGAAGTGCTGGGGCTGGCGGGGTTTGACTGGCTGGTTCTGGACGGCGAGCACGCGCCGAACGATATCGGCACTTTTATTCCGCAGCTCATGGCGCTGAAAAACAGCGTCAGCGCGCCGGTCGTTCGTCCTCCCTGTAATGAACCGGTGATTATTAAACGGTTGCTCGATATCGGCTTCAATAATTTTCTAATCCCCTTTGTGGAAAGTGAAGAAGAAGCCATCAGAGCCGTGGCTTCCACACGCTATCCGCCGGCCGGGATCCGCGGTGTTTCCGTTGCGCATCGCAGCAACGCCTATGGGACGGAGCCCAACTATTTCGCCACTATTAACGACAACATTACCGTCCTGGTACAGATCGAGAGCCAGCAAGGCGTCGACAATCTGGATGCCATCGCCGCCGTTGACGGCGTTGACGGCATTTTTGTCGGGCCGGGCGATCTCTCCGCCGCGCTGGGTTATTTAGGCCAGCCCAATCATCCGGATGTCCAGCGGGTTATCCGCCATATCTTTGAACGCGCCGCCGCGCACGGCAAGCCCGCCGGTATTCTGGCGCCGGCCGAGGCCGATGCCCGCCGCTATCTGGAATGGGGCGCGACTTTTGTGGCGGTCGGCAGCGATTTGGGCGTATTTCGTAGTGCCACGCAGGCACTGCATGACAAGTTTACGCAGTGA
- a CDS encoding MFS transporter, with product MNSDTILAHKKTYVRYIILLIIFTVTAINYADRATLSIAGTEVAKQLQLDAVHMGYIFSAFGWSYLVMQIPGGWLLDRFGSKKVYAYSIFFWSLFTFLQGFVDWVPLVWAPLTLFVLRFMLGFSEAPSFPANARITAAWFPTKERGTASAIFNSAQYFSLAIFSPILGWLTYQWGWEHVFLVMGGLGFVLTLIWMKFIHNPTDHPDISPQELEYISKGGAVVDMDHKKESGKKDGPKWNYVKQLLTNRMMLGVFMGQYFINSITWFFLTWFPIYLVQEKGMSILKVGLIAAIPALCGFAGGVLGGVVSDMLLKRGFSLTAARKIPIVLGMLLASSIILCNYTDSNILVVSLMALAFFGKGFGALGWPVISDTAPKEIIGLCGGVFNVFGNVASIVTPLVIGYLVRELHSFNSALIFVGVSALLAMFCYLLVVGEIKRMELKKN from the coding sequence ATGAATTCCGATACGATTCTTGCACACAAAAAAACCTATGTGCGCTACATCATATTGTTAATTATATTTACCGTTACCGCGATAAATTATGCCGATCGCGCAACGTTATCAATAGCAGGGACCGAAGTCGCGAAACAATTACAGTTGGACGCGGTTCATATGGGGTATATTTTTTCCGCGTTCGGCTGGTCATATCTGGTTATGCAAATACCAGGCGGTTGGTTGCTTGACCGCTTTGGTTCAAAAAAGGTTTACGCCTACAGCATCTTTTTCTGGTCGCTGTTCACCTTCCTGCAAGGGTTTGTGGATTGGGTTCCCTTAGTGTGGGCGCCGCTGACCCTGTTTGTTCTGCGCTTTATGCTGGGCTTTTCCGAAGCCCCGTCTTTCCCGGCTAACGCTCGTATTACGGCGGCCTGGTTCCCGACGAAAGAGCGCGGTACGGCATCCGCCATTTTTAACTCGGCCCAATATTTCTCGCTGGCGATCTTTTCTCCGATCCTCGGCTGGCTAACCTATCAGTGGGGTTGGGAACATGTCTTTCTGGTGATGGGCGGATTAGGTTTTGTTCTGACCCTGATATGGATGAAGTTTATTCATAACCCAACTGATCACCCCGATATCAGTCCGCAGGAATTGGAATATATTTCTAAAGGCGGCGCTGTCGTCGATATGGATCATAAAAAGGAAAGCGGCAAGAAAGACGGTCCGAAATGGAATTATGTAAAACAACTGCTCACTAATCGCATGATGCTGGGCGTGTTTATGGGGCAATACTTTATTAACAGTATTACCTGGTTCTTTCTCACCTGGTTCCCGATTTACCTGGTTCAGGAAAAGGGCATGTCTATCCTGAAAGTCGGATTGATTGCCGCTATTCCGGCGCTGTGTGGTTTTGCGGGCGGCGTGTTGGGCGGCGTGGTATCGGATATGCTGCTGAAGCGCGGCTTCTCATTAACCGCCGCCCGTAAAATCCCGATTGTATTAGGTATGTTGTTGGCTTCAAGTATTATTCTTTGCAATTACACCGACAGTAATATTCTGGTCGTTTCATTGATGGCGCTGGCTTTCTTTGGCAAAGGATTCGGCGCGTTAGGCTGGCCGGTTATTTCCGATACCGCACCGAAAGAAATTATTGGTTTGTGTGGCGGCGTGTTTAACGTTTTTGGCAACGTAGCCTCAATCGTAACGCCACTGGTGATCGGCTATTTGGTGAGAGAACTGCATTCATTTAATAGCGCGCTGATTTTCGTTGGCGTCTCCGCACTGTTGGCTATGTTTTGCTACCTGCTGGTCGTCGGGGAAATTAAACGCATGGAGTTAAAGAAAAATTAA
- a CDS encoding FlxA-like family protein translates to MSSISAVSSVTSSAGSDSQSYTQKINKLNQQLEKLTEQLESVSSSSGDSETAATQSQMLQAQIQAIEAQIAQLEAQQAQQSAQAQQSVTDTEADKNSLSAQADGVNRPTEENQINVYI, encoded by the coding sequence ATGTCCAGCATCAGTGCGGTTTCATCGGTAACGTCATCTGCGGGTAGCGATTCACAAAGCTATACTCAGAAGATTAACAAACTAAATCAGCAACTAGAAAAACTGACGGAACAGCTTGAGAGCGTATCAAGCTCATCCGGGGACTCAGAGACAGCGGCGACGCAAAGCCAAATGTTACAAGCCCAGATCCAGGCTATTGAGGCGCAGATCGCTCAACTTGAAGCCCAGCAGGCCCAGCAAAGCGCCCAGGCGCAACAGTCAGTAACAGACACCGAAGCTGATAAGAATAGTCTTTCAGCCCAGGCCGATGGCGTTAATCGTCCGACGGAAGAGAACCAAATTAACGTTTATATCTAA
- a CDS encoding methyl-accepting chemotaxis protein encodes MRLNTPVTQQEYLLDMDTTLMSTTDKDSHITYANSAFINVSGFAESELINQPHNIVRHPDMPVEAFADMWSTLKQGDSWTGLVKNRRNNGDYYWVRANVTPVYHQNQLTGYISVRNTPSADEIKQAEPLYAAMKKKQAGNRKLYKGLVVRSGIFSPLSILQKLSVRWRLRLAVLTAGIIPVLLSVAGVNPIWLTAITLPLILLLDTFLQRQITRPLKTILKQAQHVVSGRKAKPIRLNRVDELGLLLRAINQFGLNLRSLVDDVSTQVNGMTDVSQKLAENNIALNTRTEETSANLQQTAAAIEQITAAVQQSSETASQATQMAETASRTAIKGGEIMKETIGMMDSISNASNKIVDIISVIDSIAFQTNILALNAAVEAARAGVQGKGFAVVAAEVRNLAQHSASAAKEIKALIDDNVKSVKSGGNMVENASKHISNMVHEVLQVSTMIKEISNAAHEQTSALELINTSIAHIEEMTQRNTDMVTQSTETAEELNNQSKRLNSAINVYGR; translated from the coding sequence ATGAGATTAAATACGCCTGTCACACAGCAGGAATATCTGTTGGATATGGATACGACATTGATGTCCACAACGGATAAAGATAGTCATATTACTTACGCTAATTCTGCATTTATCAACGTCAGCGGTTTCGCTGAATCCGAATTAATCAACCAACCGCACAATATTGTACGCCATCCGGATATGCCCGTCGAAGCGTTCGCTGATATGTGGTCGACCTTAAAGCAAGGCGATAGCTGGACCGGACTGGTAAAAAACAGACGTAACAATGGCGACTATTATTGGGTTCGGGCGAATGTCACACCGGTCTATCATCAAAATCAATTAACGGGTTATATCTCCGTGCGCAATACGCCGAGCGCGGATGAAATCAAACAGGCTGAACCTCTGTATGCTGCAATGAAGAAAAAGCAGGCCGGGAATCGTAAGCTATATAAAGGATTAGTGGTTCGAAGCGGCATATTCTCCCCGTTATCAATATTACAAAAATTGTCCGTTCGCTGGCGCCTGCGTCTGGCGGTGCTGACTGCCGGAATAATTCCGGTTTTACTCTCTGTTGCCGGCGTGAACCCGATTTGGCTAACGGCCATTACTCTGCCGTTAATCCTGCTGTTGGATACCTTTCTGCAACGGCAAATTACCCGACCGCTAAAAACGATACTGAAACAGGCGCAGCATGTCGTCTCAGGCCGTAAAGCAAAACCTATACGACTGAATCGGGTTGATGAGCTCGGCCTACTGCTGCGGGCCATCAACCAATTCGGGCTCAACCTGCGCTCGCTGGTTGATGATGTCAGTACCCAGGTAAACGGGATGACGGATGTCAGTCAAAAACTGGCCGAAAATAACATCGCGCTGAATACCCGGACGGAAGAAACATCCGCTAACCTGCAACAGACGGCCGCGGCCATAGAGCAAATTACCGCCGCGGTTCAGCAAAGTTCTGAAACCGCCTCACAGGCCACACAAATGGCGGAAACCGCCAGCCGTACCGCCATCAAAGGCGGGGAAATCATGAAGGAAACCATCGGCATGATGGATTCGATTTCCAATGCCAGTAATAAAATCGTCGATATTATCAGCGTGATCGACAGTATTGCCTTTCAGACCAATATTCTTGCCTTGAATGCCGCCGTTGAAGCGGCTCGCGCCGGGGTGCAGGGTAAGGGGTTCGCCGTGGTGGCCGCCGAAGTCCGCAATCTGGCGCAACACTCGGCATCCGCCGCCAAAGAGATCAAAGCGCTGATCGACGACAACGTTAAAAGCGTTAAATCCGGTGGGAATATGGTGGAAAACGCCAGCAAACATATCAGCAATATGGTGCATGAAGTACTGCAAGTTTCTACGATGATCAAAGAGATCAGTAATGCCGCTCATGAGCAAACATCTGCGTTGGAATTGATCAATACATCAATCGCCCATATCGAAGAGATGACGCAGCGCAATACCGATATGGTTACACAATCGACAGAAACCGCCGAAGAGCTGAACAACCAGTCGAAGCGCTTAAATAGCGCGATTAATGTCTATGGCCGTTGA